The Vigna angularis cultivar LongXiaoDou No.4 chromosome 6, ASM1680809v1, whole genome shotgun sequence genome contains the following window.
TGACAATGTCTCTAAACTACTAAAATCATGTTTCCATCCATGACTTTGGCAGTGAAGATCTGAATATTTGGTGAAGCAGTATTTTCTCCCTTTTGCTTAGCTTGTTTATGCCATATCCCCGAAAAACTCCTAATTTCAATGCTTCTCTTCCTTCATCAACAACCCTTTTCCTCACAGCGGTCAATAAAGATGAACCATGAGGAGTTTCACTGTTTCCAGCTTTTGCTGTTTCATCATGTACCATCTTGGCTTCCCCTGCTTTCTCCTCAGGTTGAGTCTTGGCTCCATTGGCACTAGTGCCTGCACAATCATCATGGTCCCTATTACCCCACCATTTATTTGAAGTGGCTGATAAGCCTTCTGACGGAAATCCAGACTTGAATTCATCCATTGTTGTCATTGCTTTGGTCAAGCCAGCATTGGCCACATTCTGCGTCCGTGCACTATCCACATTCTTGTTTCCTTGCTGCTGCGAATTTTGCAGCACTGTAATACCTTGTGCTTTGGCCCTCTCATCATTTGTTTGTTGCAAGACACTGCCCTCAAACATCAGATTAGCATAGATTAGATATACAGGATAATCAAATAGGTTAGAAAGTCTATGCCTATTATTAGTCTAAACAGTATCTGCTGACCTGCTTGGAGCATCCATGCCattcaaaataaagttttttttttacaacatagGTAATACCATTAATAGAAATCTCAACAATTATTTGTATAGCAATGATAAATATCAAACAATGCTTCTGAAAGAATTGGACCTAGGTAGCCTCTCCATGGCATACGTAGAGATTACTTAcacattgtaattttttttgaaggGTTTGATGACATCAAAAGAGGAACAGCgggaaaaaaaagtataatatgagtatataaagataaatatttctttcttgtGAATGAGAGATGTATAAGAACATATGGTAAATAAAccaaaatactaaaaaaaaaagggtaggcaagaaaagaaataagat
Protein-coding sequences here:
- the LOC108343184 gene encoding uncharacterized protein LOC108343184 isoform X2, translated to MLLNVLQQTNDERAKAQGITVLQNSQQQGNKNVDSARTQNVANAGLTKAMTTMDEFKSGFPSEGLSATSNKWWGNRDHDDCAGTSANGAKTQPEEKAGEAKMVHDETAKAGNSETPHGSSLLTAVRKRVVDEGREALKLGVFRGYGINKLSKREKILLHQIFRSSLPKSWMET
- the LOC108343184 gene encoding uncharacterized protein LOC108343184 isoform X1, whose translation is MLQWGCRVTGPVTMVLISGNKSVLQQTNDERAKAQGITVLQNSQQQGNKNVDSARTQNVANAGLTKAMTTMDEFKSGFPSEGLSATSNKWWGNRDHDDCAGTSANGAKTQPEEKAGEAKMVHDETAKAGNSETPHGSSLLTAVRKRVVDEGREALKLGVFRGYGINKLSKREKILLHQIFRSSLPKSWMET